The window CTTTTTTTGTTGgttagaatttttctttttcaccgAAAAATGTCTTTACTCCATTCTGATCACATAGAATTCCCCTATATCACTAGTGTACGCTTTATCTTCTGTTCCAATTTCTTCAACTTATTTGGGTTGTTCCAATCAACGACATAAGTGAATCCTTTTACCAAATCCAAACCATACCGTTTAGCATCTTGATCCAGAAACGTAAGCTTTCAGTTATCATCTCTTCCTCATTTATTTATAGTAAGAATTCTGTCAATATCCTTTTTCTAGATTTTGAAACATCTCTCGCAGATAATCATACGATAACAGTATCCCTTTCAGCAATGTTCTTGATCAAAATGCATTTGAAGTTGCATTAGAATTCTTGTTGATGCAGGAATacaataattttgatttcaagAGCGTCtaagtatttatttatgtacTTCGCGTCCAATAGGATTCAAAAATACGATGCGAAGGCGACAAGTTTTAAAAATAGCAAAACGCGACCAGTGACAAAATTCGCAATCAGTGACTTCGCGATCGGTAAACACATTCGTTACTTGCGAATTTTCAAAAAACTACTTTCTGACTTTGAATTGCTTAtgctttaatattaaaattaataatagtaataatactaaaactaataattataataataatactattaaaaatagtaacaatactattattattctttaattattagttttagtatcattattattaatattattagttttagTATTAAACAGCAGAAGTAATCCAAAGTCAGAAACCAGGTTTTAGGTAATTAATGGGTTACGAATTTGTTTAATGATCACGAAGTCACTGATCATGAGTTTTGTCACTGGTCGcgattttgttgttctacctaTTTAAAAACATGCCGCCTTTGCGTGGTACTCATAAATTTTATTGGACGCAAATGACAACAATGAAGACTTAGAATTCGTTCGAATTAGACTTCTCGTATTCCTGCATCAATGAAAACTCTAATACAATTTCAAATGAACCTGATCAGGAAGATTGCTAAAAGCAGATATGTTCCTGACTAAATATATGATTATCTACGGGAGACGTTAGAAAATctagaaaaataaacttttacaAATTTCTCACTACAGATAAATGAGGAAGGAATAATAGCTTATAGAGATTAAATTTCTGGATCAGAGACTGCTAAACGGTATGGTTTGGATTGGGTATTTCGATTCACCTGTAGTGTTGATCGGAACAACCCTGATAAATTGAAGAAATTGGGACGGAAGATAAAACGCAAACTAGTGAGATATGGGGGAGTGTTAAGTGAATTCAACATGATCGATGTTAGAATTAATATGCGGAAGTTGCAGtggattattgattttgattaataaatattgaagaagctagtatgaaaaataaagaggagagttgatgacttttgtgaaaaaatgaaaaaaggtTTTTTATATTATGTGGCTTGGTTACAAATGAGAGCATgcaacacatatatatagtgctTCTATGTTGGTGCTTTCACCATCATTATGTTTCTAGTCTTTTTTACAACTTATAGAAAGTTCTAGACTATTAGCTTTAGGGTGTTAGTCTAGATAGTTCTAGGATATTAtagaattttttaattcttGATACATTACTCCCTAGATTTTTCTACATTACATTATTTAACACTCCCCCTTAATCTGAAAAAATCTTGGACTCCTAGCTATCTTCTGAATTTGATGAACTTTTCTGTTCGAAGTGCCTTGGTAAATATGTCTGCGAGTTGCTCCTCTGTCTTGCAGAATTTTAGCTTGATCTCTTGTTTCTCGACCAATTCACGAATGAAGTGGTGTCGTATCTCAATATGCTTTGTGCGACTATGAAAGACTGGATTCTTTGTCATGGCTATTGCTGACATATTGTCACAATAGATGATAGTTGCATCTTCTGTCTTTTGTTGTAGATCTTTTAGGATTCTTCTTAGCCATACTACTTCACATGCCGCGCTTGTCGCTGATACGTATTCTGCTTCTGATGATGATAGTGCTACCGTAGCTTGTTTCTTTGATGACCATGAGATAGACTTGGACCCTAGCTGGAACACGTATCCACTCGTACTTCTTCGATCGTCGATGCTTCCTGCCCAGTCGCTATCCGTGTAGCCTATGAGCTTGTAGTCTGCTTCGGACTCGTACATTATCCTATAGCTTTTTGTTCCTTTGATATACCTGAGTATCCTCTTGGCTGCTGCTAAGTGAGCTTTGCTTGGCTCACTCATAAACCTTGAGATGATGCTGACTGCATGAACGATGTCTGGTCTTGTATTTGTAAGATATATGAGAGATCCGACTAAACTTCGGTAGATTGATGCATCCACCTTTTCTTTTCCATCATTTGTTGAGAGCTTCTCATTTGTAGCCATTGGTGTAGCCATTGGCTTACAATCGCTCATGTTGAATTTTTTGAGCATATCCTCGACATATTTTTCTTGTGAGAGAAATATTTTACCTGGACTTTGCTTGACTTGCATGCCAAGGAAGTACTTCATAGCTCCGAGGTCTGTCATTTCATATTCTGACATCATTGTCTTTTTGAAGTCTTCTATCATCCTCAGATCGGTGCCTGTGTAGATTAGATCATCTACGTATAGGCATAAGATGAGAAACTTTGGCCCTTGGGTCTTGATATAGAGTGATGGCTCATTTGGGCTTTTTACAAAGCCATTTTGGAGAAGATATCCATCGATTTTGCTGTTCCAGGCCCGAGGGGCTTGCTTGAGCCCATAGAGGGCTTTTCGAAGGTGATACACCTTATCTTCTTTTCCTTTGATTATATATCCTTGAGGTTGTTCGACATATACCTCTTCTTCTAGCTCCCCattgagaaatgctgatttgacatctaattgataaacttgcaatttaaaTTGAGCTGCTAGAGCTAGGACTGACCTGATTATCTCCATACGGACAACTGGAGCATATGTCTCGTTGAAGTCAATTCCAGGTTGCTATGAGTATCCTTTTGCAACTAGACGAGCTTTGTACTTTTGAATGGAGCCATCTTCATTGTGCTTGATCTTGTAAACCCATTTGAGACCGATCACGTCCTTGTCTTGAGGTTTGTCAACAAGCTCCCATGTGTCGTTCTTTTCTATCATCTTAATCTCCTCGTTCATGGCTTCGATCCATCTTTCTTCTTGAGCTGCTTCTTCAAAGTTTTGTGGTTCTCCTGCAAAGAGTACCATGATGGTGTGATTGCATTGATAATCTTCCAAGTAGCTTGGTGGACATCGATCTCGTTGTGATCTTCGAACTTGTTGAGCTGGGCTTGAGTGACTTGGCTCCAACCTTGAGCTTTGTGATGTAGATGGACTTCTTGGGCTCCTTGATGGTGTTCCTGGATTGGTTGATGGTGATGGACTTGCAGATGATTGAGTTGGTGACTGAATTGGATCTTCTCCTTCATCTGGGCTTGGTGGTGGAATGATTTCTACTGGAACTTCAACATCGTTCTCGTTCCATTGCCATTGCGCCTTTTCATCGAATATGACATCTCTGGAGATGATCAACTCCTTGGATTCGGGCTGATAGAGACGATATCCTTTAGACTCGTCACTGTATCCAATGAAGATACATTTTTCTCCTTTTCCGTCTAGCTTATCCCGATTCTCCTTCGGGACGTGGGCATATGCAATGCACCCGAAAACTTTGAGGTGCTCAACCCTTGGTTTTCTTTTGTGCCAAGCTTCATACGGCGTCATACTTCTTACCGCTTTTGTGGGAGACCTGTTAAGTATGTAAATAGCTGTGTGGACAGCTTCTGCCAAAAAATGTTTAGGCAGATTTTTTCCTTGCATCATACTCCGAGCCATTTTAGCAATTTTCCTGTTTCTCCTTtctgcaacaccattttgttatGGTGTGCGTCTGACTGTGAGCTCCTTTTTGATGCCGtgttgtttacaaaatttgttgAATTCATTGCTTGTGAATTCTCCCCCACGATCGGTTCTTAGAACCTTTATTGAATGCCCACTTTGTTTTTCTGTTAGGGCTTTAAATTGCATGAAGTGGGATCAtgcttctgattttttctccaaGAAATACACCCACATCATGCGTGAAAAATCATCCACAATCAACAGAAAGTATCTTTTTCCGCCAAGAGACGGATTCCTGGTAGGACCCCATATATCAGCATAGACAAGCTCTAATGGAGCTCTAGCCGTCCATGATGAGGTTGGGAATGGTGATCTATGCATTTTGCCATGGATACAACCCtcacaaattttcttttcattagtgATTGGTGGTAGCCCAATCaccatttctctattttttaacagttttaaactgtcaaaatttaaatgtcCGAATCTCAAATGCCACAATTCGGATTCATTCACCATTGTACTTAGGGCAGTATTAAATTCCAATTGCATTTTTagtggaaaaattttatttggagTCATTTTAGTGGTAGTGATTAATTGCCCTTTTTTCTTATCATATTTGTGGCAttgattattatcaaattttaccaTATAGCCTTTTTGGACTAACTGACCCACACTTAACAAATTTTGTGCTAGCCCAGGGACATAAAAGACATCGGGGATGAATTTAGAGGAGCcgttttttgttttaacaacaattgttccttttccagCAACTGCTTGGTTACTCCCATCACCAAGtgttatttgtgattttatattttcatcaagATTAGCAAATGAATTTTTATTTCCGGTCATGTGGTTGGAGCAACCACTATCGATGTACCATGGGTCAGTTTGCTCTTCTTGAGCATTCAGACATGTGTAAAATAATTGATCATTATTTTCTGTGAAATTAGCCTCTTCCTTTTGCCGAAAATAACAATCTTTTTCAAAATGAGAGTGTCGAGTACATCTTTTGCATTTGTACCGACAATCTCTTGTATTAtgattgtttttcttgcataatATGCAATAAGATTTGTTATCTTGGCTCCCTTGATTTTTATGATTTCCTCTCCCCCTACCACGGTTGTTAAAATTGCccttttttggttgaaaattatTACCGTggccatttatattttttccattattagaaaattttaatttagcctGAAAAGCTTTTTCAATTGGTTGCTCTTCAAACTTACGCATTCTTTCTTCATGTGCTAATAAAGAGCCCATTAATTCAGTCATGGTGAGTGAACTTAAATCTTTATTAGATTCTTCTATAGCAGCCACAATATGATCAAATTTTTTGGTTAAAgttcttaatatttttcgaatTATTTTAACATCTTCAATGGTGTCTCCATTGGATCGAATTTGGTTAACAATATTTGAGACTCGGTCGGTATATGATTGAATTGACTCATTATCGGTCATTTGCATACTATCAAATTGACCCCATAAAGATTGTAGTTTGAAGAGTATTACCTTTTCCGAGCCTCGATATTTTGTCTCCAAAGTGCTCCATGCCTCCTTTGCAGTTGTGGCGGTCATGATTGTTGGTAGGATCATCTCATCTACTCCACGATATATTATAGAGAGGGCATAATGATCCCTTCTTTTGTTTTGCTTGTATTGACACTTTTTAGTGTCATCCCAAGAAGCCTCTTCATTGGTATCTTTGGGTTGTTCATAACCATCTTGAATAATTTCCCATATATCTTGGGTAatgaaaattgatttcatttgcATACTCCATTGATCAAATTTCTCCCCTTTAAATATAGGTacccaattaacttggggattaaatatgtttgtgtttgtgtttgaattGGGGTTAGGGAAggccatttatatatatgtggagTTGGTATTGATATGAAATTTGGATGAtatatgattgaaaaaaaaggcTTTGGATTAGTggctcttgataccaaatgtTAGAATTAATATGCGGAAGTTGTAGtggattattgattttgattaataaatattgaagatgctagtatgaaaaataaagaggagagttgatggcttttgtgaaaaaagatTTTTTGTATTATGTGGCTTGGTTACAAATGAGAGCATgcaacacatatatatagtgctTCTATGTTGGTGCTTTCACCATCATTATGTTTCTAGTCTTATCTACAACTTGTAGATAGTTCTAGACTATTAGCTTTAGGGTGTTAGTCTAGATAGTTCTAGGATATCATAGAATTTTTTACTTCTAGATACATTActccctagatttttctagattacatTATTTAACAATCGATGAGTATGATCAGAATGGACTAAAGACATTTTGACTGACAATAAAAACTGGACAATCAAACTTTGCAAAAGAAAACTAATACAAGGATATGTTGGCAAGAAGTTAGGCTATGTGGTATGCTTGTTGAGTTGGAAAAACGGTGAAGATCTCACATATCTCAACATCAAAGGGGAAGATTTCAGAGCAAATGTAAAAGGAAGGGGGTTTCCTCCTCTTAGAACTAAAGCGATATACCACATCTAAATTCCTTCAGTCCAATAATAGTGGGACCATGAAGATAGCAATGGtgacaaaagaaaaaatagtaTCAGAATAAAGATAGAGTAATTCTTATATTTCTAGGGTTTATATGGGGAaaaattagaatatttttgaaactTTAATGATAATGAATATTTAAATTGCAATACAATCAAAGCTTCAAATTCAATTGAACGATTCTAATTTTCCCGAAATAAATCTTAGAAAATGTAAAAGTTATTGTATTTCTACTCTgatgtcttctttttttcttGTCACCATTGATGTCTTCATCATCCCAACATTTTTGGAATTGAGGAATATAAATATGGTATATCACTTTAGTTCCAAGGTGAAAAAACCATCCTTCCTTCCACCATTATTCCGAAATCTTCCCATTAAAGTTGAGATATGTGAGATCCTCATAGTTTTTCCAACTCAACAAGAATACCATATGGCCTAACTCCTTGCCAACCTATCGTTGCACTTGTTTTCTGTCGCGAAGTTTGATTATCCACTTTATGTCTTCAATCTATTCTGATCATTCTCATCAATCATGTTGAATTCGCATAGAATTCCTCTATATCTCACTAATGCGCGTTTtatctttcatttcaatttcttcaacTTATTAGGGTTGTTCCGATCAATACAGGTGCATACATCTACCCAATCAAAACCATACACTTTAGTATCCTCTGATCCAAAACCGTAATCTATTTAGCTATCATCTCTTCCTCATTTATCCATTGTAAGAAATTTATCAATGTCTTCACTTCTAGATTTTCAAATGTATCCCGCAGATAATCATAAGATAAATCGGAAACATTATCCCTTTCAGCAATTTTTCCGATCAGGTTCATTGGATGTTGCATTAGAGTCCTTGTTCATGCAGGAATATAACAAATTTGACTCGAACAGCTTCTAAGTCTTTAATGTTGTCCTTCGCGTCCAATAAGATTCAAAAGTAAGACACAAAGgcgaaaatttaaaaaagcaaAGCAACAAAGTCGCAACCGGTGACTTCACGATTGGTGAACAAATTCGCGACTAGGTTATGGAGTGGTGTTTGTGTTGAATGTGCCGTTTGGAACTGTAGTGGAATTTTCCCCTTCATGCTCGAAGCTTGCAAGTAGTGTCGAGGTTTCGCAGCAGATAACATACACTCAAACTCCTCCCATGGAAATCCTGTCGACGAGGACCAAGCTCGCCAAGAATTGTTGTTGTAATACAAGTTACTCGGAACCCTTCCTCGGAGTAGATGCGCGTGCGTGTAGGATAAAGGCTGAAGAATTGCTGGTACTTGGCGGCTAGCCTTAATTATACAAGGGTTTTCTTCATTTGCTTAGGGTTGGCTGTAATGTAGATCTTTATTTTAGGTCTAGATTAAGACTAGCTTGCTAAGGTCCTACCATATTATGTTTAATTCAAGTGTTTAATATGGTACTTTTCAGGGTAAAGTACCTTCTCCATGAGAGGCTGAGTATCTAGTTCCTGCATGTACTTTgtttttgaatatatatatatatgtgtgtgtgtgtgtgtgtgaagtCTTTGAGAAACCACTATTATGAAGTATATAAGGCATAGTTGTTTCCACGTGTATGTGTTAATTAGGTGCAAGGGGCTGATCCTGGGGAAGGGCCTACAATATTTACCATATTGGTGCTATTTGCAGGACCTAAAGATGAAACTggctactttctctttcttcctATTGACCTTTTGATGTTGTAGTTACCAGCATGCCCGGCCATGAGAGTAGGCTAAAGGGTCCACCGCCAAGGGCCCAAGTTATAAATTCAAAATTGTAATGTAAAAGAGGGCCTAATATATAtaggataaaaaaaataagggggCCCAATTCTAATAACTAAAATGGAAAGTTGTGTATGACTCCTTCATTTACCCCATATTGCATTCATGAATGGCATTTACTCCTATCCTCACCATTTGACTGGGACTTCCAAAAATTAACTCCCATCAATTCCCAAAAATCAACTCCTCCATCAATTTTCTTAGAGTGTGGCTCCTTAATCCGATTTTCTTAGAGTATAGCTCCTTCATCCGGTGTGCCTGGTGGTATTTTCCGTCGATCGTCTTCTCGAACCTCCCCTTGACTTTATCAATTTCCATTGCAGGGATAAATTTTTTCCATTTAAGTTGCATTCCaattccctttcccttccctATTTTGAATTTCATCTTGAATTTCAATTTCAAGTTCATCATCTGAATTTCCTCCTCATCAAATCCATTTCATGTTTgtcttgaatttcttcattaTTTCTCCAAATCAAGTTCAATTTTCAATGCTTGATTTCTTGATTCTTGtctgtaattttttatttcgaATTTTATTATCTGAATTTCATCGAAATCAATCGAAAGTCATGCTAGTCTCTTGTTGCATTATAATTGGTTGTTTTTTACTTGTATGGTGAATGGTTTACAATATTTGCAaatttgtttaatgtaattttattttttatttttatttttgagttgtttttttaatgcaattttattttttttttaattgtatacaCACTTAATTTCATAAGACTATacgttttaaattttaaaattttttaaagagGAGGCCTGCCTAGGGCCCATAAAATGTCAGGACTAGCACTGGTTACCACTTACCAGTAGTGTAATGATTTAGTTGCAATGCAGAAAGTAGATTTTTATTTCCAATGCGTATATACACTATGACTAGAAAACATTCATCAAGCATTGAAAAAATGGATTTTCAGACTATCTAAGCAACATTTAACAAGTATACCAAAAacaatcatcattattattattattattattattattattattattattatttaaataacaataatttaaaaattaaattaattaaacgaAAGATATTGtataattcgaaattcaaaaaaaaaataaaattaataccagtcgcacaaaaagtgcgactgtttgtgcgactgatattaattttttttttattttttttttaatttcgaattatacaatttcttttgtttaattaatttattttttaagttattgttatttaaattataatataaacaaaaaaattaaacaaaagttAGTCATTTAGTCATTGCATGAGTAGTAAATATTAATCTGTCAAgtacattataaaaaataaatattttcaactACTTTCCCTTTTTTAAGGAATTCAACTTTTGTGAATTGTGTGATAACTATGCAACACCATAACCAAGAGTCTTTGActcttttttcaattttttcacatttttctaGAAATAGGATACCCTACCTTTTCCTTTTAGCTTTGCTGGAATTTTAATacccaattattattattattatttaagtaacaataacttaaaaaataaattaattaaacaaaagaaattgtataattcgaaattaaaaaaaaataataatttttaaaaaaaaaaatagaaaaaaaggtGGAGGTGGATTGGTCGTCGTCTCATGGCGATGGAGCTGGGAAAGTCAACGAAGGAGGTGGCGATTTAAGGGTCATTGGGTTCAAGTATATTGGTTCTTAGGGCATTGTTAATGGTGACCCAATATTGGGTCACATGAcctatcaaaagaaaaaaatcttattATGGTGATCCATATTAAGATGGGTCATGGAACGGTGACCCAATAGAGCATGTGATGACCCGTTCAATGGAACGGTcatctgaattttttttcaaatgaattGCCACGTGTCAATCACTGACTGGCCCGCAAAAAGTAAAATGCATCATCTTTCCCAGTCACACTGCTGCACGCCACTTGTCTTCTTTTGATTGGCTGTAAAAAAATAGCCGTTTTTTATCTTTAATGGCTATTTTcgcattaaaataatttttttaaaaaaaaaaattataccaacggtcatatttttttgagatctataaaatgagacccatattaatatattttgacataattttttttgacatattttgttcatattttcggtatttttttggttaaaaaaaatatcaaagtaatcatttcaaaaatcccaaaaaaaatatggattcaaataacccaaattatggaagaaatccatgtaaaaaaaaaaccaaggaaAAAATCTTCTTACAATCAAAGTGCTCAAATTCAGTATCAAAATCCTCCGTTCATTCCTCCATTTtctcaaaatactccaaattctTCTTACTATATTCCTGAAAATATCCCAAATTCATCTTATTATGTTTctcaaaatacccaaaattctcaaactatgtttcaccaccatcatcaatctcACAATATCAACTCTAATATTGATATGTATTCAACTCCAATAAGGGGTGAAAGTTTAGATGAAAATGAgatggagtatgatgatgatgatgatgatgatgttgttgtTGAAAATCAAGGAAATGATCAAGATGTTCAATATGGTGAAGATGGAGGAAATTCTGTTCATCATGTTGATGCTAGTCTTTACACGCAACCATCATTTCAAGATCTAGTTTCACAATTTGGTTCACCACCGAGCTTCACTCAATTGGTTCAACCATCTCAACAGCTacctaataataatgatgaagcCCCTATACCTTCAAAGAAAAGTTGGGATTTGATTGAAGATATTGCTCTCATATGTTCAGTCATGAACACAAGTACAGATCCAATTGTGAGCACCAACCAAAAGATAAGAGTGAGGTGGCAGAAAGTTAAGGAAGCTTATGAACCAGCGAGGATGGAACGACCCCATCTGATCCCATGAAAAACCGCCGACATGCTTAAGTGTCGTTGGGGTAGAGTTGCTCCAGCATGTTTGAAGTGGTCTGGAAGTTATGATGAGGCTGTTAGGAGGAAGAAGAGTGGCACGACAGACG of the Amaranthus tricolor cultivar Red isolate AtriRed21 chromosome 6, ASM2621246v1, whole genome shotgun sequence genome contains:
- the LOC130815566 gene encoding uncharacterized protein LOC130815566 — protein: MFHHHHQSHNINSNIDMYSTPIRGESLDENEMEYDDDDDDDVVVENQGNDQDVQYGEDGGNSVHHVDASLYTQPSFQDLVSQFGSPPSFTQLVQPSQQLPNNNDEAPIPSKKSWDLIEDIALICSVMNTSTDPIVSTNQKIRVRWQKVKEAYEPARMERPHLIP